CCTGAAAACTCGTCCCACAAATAAAACAGTCAAATATAGTTTGGTTAAATTAAATTATATTACGTAAATTTTTAGCAGGTTACTAGGAAAGTTTTGATTTAAAATAAATTTAGTTAACCGATTTAGTCTGGAGAGGCAGCAACTCTGTCCCCgtggcctggttacagaccgggccacgggggcgttgatccccgaaatcctctccaggtatatttcaGGTGATATTAAATCAACAGAACCAAATGGTACACCATTTTTCAAGTGTGACTTACATTGAGGGACTTCTTCAAGATGCCATCAGAAATGATCTTTGCAGCGTTTTTAAGTCCTCGTGCAAAGGTGTCCATAGCAGCAATGTGGGCGATGAAGAGGTCCTTCGGTTCTGTGGACTCACGACGAACCTTGGCGTCAAAGTTGAGGCCGCCGGGAGCAACACCACCCTGCATGTCAGGACACTGTTAATATTTGTGGATGCTCGATCCTCTGTTCGCTAATCAGCAGTCACGTTACCCCAGTGTAGAATAAATAACTATACTGTATTGATCACACTGTTCATATTTGTTAGTCTGCCTCTGTATTTCATATGAAATCcaaggtgttagtcgactgttgtgggtcgcatcctgggggatggtcAGATACCTACTCTGAGGAACTCAAATGTCTCTCAAATGACCTAATGTCTCACCCCGAGGAGATAAAATACGCCGTTGAACTGTTTTGAATTCAAAACGCATCATAATTTAACCTTCACATTTACCCGgccatattgtaattattaacacTGGGGTTCGTAAATATTTACGATAAGACAATGGAAGAGCATAACAAGGTCTAATCTACCTGCTCCACCACTGTCTTCATGACCATGGTACAGCTGCGAATGTCCATTGGGAACTGGTCAGTGTCCCATCCCAGGTCTGGAGAGCCAGTGTTGGCATCAATGCTGCCGAGCATGCCATACCTGAAACAAATTAAAGATTTTTGTTAATGGTACCGTAAACCATCGCCCCCACGGCCCGCTCTAGTACCAGGACTCATATATAAAAAAGAAAATATCAGAAGACTGAAAACTAATAAGGAAAAAATGCATACTAAACAAAAGTAAAAATTCATAAGTTTTACATGCCATGTTAAATGTTCATGAGATAGTGCATAAATACCGAGATGAAtgaatctcagtgtatatacattgagaagtgtACCTCTCGGCGCCcgtgcactgagaggtgtgcgtctctcagtgtatgtatggtGAGAATGAACTTTAATCCATATTTAGTCAATAATACATTGCTGATTATTAGTGTACAGATGCACTGTTGTCTTAATGACCCATAAGCCAACTAATAGACATGTAGTGACATACGCTGATGCGAAGATAATATCATGTTCATAAGGATGACCAGCTAGAGTGGTGTGGTTGGGCTCTATGTTCAGCTTGAAATGTTGGGTGAGACCATACTGGTGCAGGAAGGACATTACTGTCTGAGCGTCATAGTCGTACTGGTGACGGGATGGCTCCTTCGGTTTAGGCTCAATCAGCAGTTGACCTTTGAAGCCAATCTTCTCCTTGTAGGCTAAACAGAAATATAgttgaagatatatatatatatatatatatatatatatatatatatatatatatatatatatatatatatatatatatatatatatatatattcaacaagtcggccgtctcccaccgaggcagggtgacccaaaaaaggaagaaaatccccaaaaagaaaatactttcatcatcattcaacacttcaccacactcgcacgttatcactgtttttgcagaggtgctcagaatacaacagtttagaagcatatacatataaagatacacaacatatccctccaaactgccaatatcccaaacccctcctttaaagtgcaggcattgtacttcccatttccaggactctccgactatatgaaaataaccggtttccctgaatcccttcactaaatattaccctgctcactctccaacagatcgtcatgtcccaagtaccattcgtctccattcactcctaacacgttcacgcacgcttgctggaagtccaagccccttgcccacaaaacctcctttaccccttctctccaaccctttcgaggacgacccctaccccgccttccttcccctatagatttatatgctttccatgtcattctactttgatccatatatatatatatatatatatatatatatatatatatatatatatatatatatatatatatatatatatatatcaagccataccacgggtgggattcgaacccgcggtcagagagtctcaaaactccagaccgtcgcgttagccactggaccagctagccacaataagttttgagactctaaccgcgggttcaaatcccgcccgtggtatggtttgtttgtaatcgtgtcattacgatttcgtgagtcatatatatatatatatacatatatatatatatatatatatatatatatatatatatatatatatatatatatatatatatatatatatatatataaagaacaaAGAAAAAAAAGTGCAGTAACACTATTAAAGATAATAGGACTTAAATCGTTTAAAGTTAACGACTCTCCTTGACTACAAAACCTTCTAAGACTAAGTTAATACATTAACTACCGATTTCAAGCGGTAATAACGTACGGGACCACACGGGAAATACGTCACTCTTTGTGACTGAGTTAGCCAACGTTAAATTTTTCACCAAATTTTCACCTACAACATTTGCATGCTTTCAAAACCATTATATGAATTTATATTACTGCCTGTGAAATCATTTGTAGCTCTCCTGAACAACAATTATCTTCCCACTGGAACAAAACTCATGTTCTAACCAATAACCATCTTGTAGAAGGCAGCCAGGTGGTCGAGATCAGCCTTAATATCTGTGCTGAGGAGGGAGTGGTAGCCCTCTCTGCCGCCCCAGAACACGAAGTTTTCAGCTCCAAGCTTCTTGGCCACCTCCAGACCTTTTTTTACTTGCGCAGCAGCATAGGCAGCTACGTGGGCATCACTGCTAGTCCCGGCCCCATGCATGTACCTTTGTGCAAATGAagcaaattcaaactttattctctataaggattacaatgttgagtttatagaatttggttattgtgtggtttacatgtagtaaaataatgattacagagtgtaccactagaacacctagcatggctaggcatttcgggcagacttagtttaattcttaattttaaaatattacaaattatgaggtaagttggtattatggctaagtgactaaatactagtttgagagtttagcaatgtgaatgattttgttttggcacagtacatactttcagtattggagtatcacaggattcattattttaagattgagattaatatttctgtttatggtcaaatgggtgagtgagtgtgtgaaccaccaggtggtattcgtgtagttagttgacggggtgtatcagggagataagatgttttctaatggtagttttgaaggtgatgaatgtgtctgcagttctagagttctcaggtagggtgttccagattttagggcctttgacatacattgaatttttgtaaaggtttagtcggacacggggaatgtcgtagagatgtttgtgtctggtgttatgcctgtgggttctgtcacaactatcaagaaagcgttttaggtcaaggttgatattggagtttaaggtcctgtagatgatgtagattgcacagtagtgtgtatgtactgaacagggagtaagtttagatctatgaagagtgggggggtgtgttgccagggatgggatttagtgattattcttactgcagctttttgttgggttattattggctttaggtgtgttactgcagttgatccccaagcacaaatagcataggtgaggtatggataaataagtgagtggtatagtgtgagaagggcattttgtggcacgtagtatcgtatcttggagaggatcccaactgttttggatacttttttggttatgtgttggatatgggtgctgaaattcaggttgttgtcaaggtataggcctaggaatttgccctcattatgtctggtaattagagtgttgtcaatcttaatgttaatttgtggatctcctgctctgctaccaaacataatatagtaggttttgtcagtgttaagcgtaagtttgttggctgtcatccaagtcgatattttgatcagctcctcgttaacaatggtgttgagggtggcaagatcagggtgagagatgacataagtcgtgtcgtcagcaaagagaatgggtttcaggtgttgggatacgtttggaagatcattgatgtatatgaggaagagcaggggaccaaggacacttccctgcggaactccaaaGCACTGTAACCTTTCACTGTAAGATATACCGTGTTAAAAAattttctgatatatatataaggcTTTATATACACAGTATAACGTAAATAGGCTCACTTCAAGACAGACTCAACTAATGACTCATCTTCCAGGGGAAAAAGTTGGCTCAAATTACACAAATTTTAATAtgcattattttttattttgcatCGAAACTAAGCTGGCAGCCTTATCGAATTTTGTTCAAATTTATATCATATAAAGTAACTCGATTTACCCAGCCTGTCTAAGAATTTCCACATTATCATTGCTACTATAAgcttcatggggaagcgctaaacccgtaagggtcacacAACGCCTGTGGACAAGGAAAAGATCAAGACGATCCAAAGAAGGGAAGGgcagcttcaattccttggatcaggagaccttcaccagcaccaaggcactCCTATAAGAGAAGAATTTGCACAACGATGGTTAATTAACTGTTTTCAAAGACTTAAATTTATGTGTTGCAGTattcatataataataatcttggttTTCATATTAGACAAAAGTGATTGTGCAAATTATCCTTGTTAGAATCCCCAAGATGGTACTGAATGACCGccagtgaataaacagaagaatgaccGGGGATTTGAATTATGGTCAATACATACAACAGACCCAGCTCTGTTGTATGTGGTTTAATGCTTACAGCGTTGTCCCTGCATATGCATGAACCACAGTTCGAATCCCTTTCCATTCTTCGGCTTGTTTATCATTATGTTTTTAAAAAAGCCAAGCAGCAAACCCGTATGAGTGATGCAGTGGCTGCAGGAAGTACCTTGGGTGAGCAAAGAGATTGCAAGTGGCCCAGAGCAGTTTGACACCAGTCTTCTTCTGCAGTTCAGCAGCTAGCTCCACCAGCTGGTCCAGGAAGGTGTTGGTCTCAGCCAGTGTCTCACCCTCGGGAGCGATATCACGGTCATGGAATGTCCAATACTTGTTGCCTACATGAGAATGTGGTATTCGTGTATTAATaattcagtgagaaattaaataACCTATTTTCCTAGTTTTAAaaagcagttattattattaatgttgatCGTCCAATGTTACTAAAACATTTTCTCTAAGGAGAGGTACTGTAAAGGGTTAGGACAATTTTAACAAAGATATTTGTCTAAATTCATGTTGTTGGGGCAGGCTTTTTGGCGTCGTCATTAACTGCTTGATACACTACACATCTTAACTATCTCGAGTGTAACTCTGCCAGATGTCTGGAAATTTTCTGAAAGGCATTGTAATGGGTGTCCAGGGAAGATCAACCCATACCGTCCTATGCCATAtatctaaattattattattattattgtcaaaaAAATTGCGTAATCACTTCATTGTTCACAGCTTATTCATTCTTAATgttgtatattattattgctacatTCTTGGGGGAACGCCAAACCTGTGACGATCATACTGCTCATGGGAAATAGGAATAAGGTTTGTTCCGAGGAGTGGATGGGTTGCtataattctttgtatcaagtcCTTCACCCACATCAAGACAAGAAGGGTGAAGTCTGTAAAATGTCTTACGCCTGATACCGTTAGTCTCGCCCATTTAAATCTTTCCTAGCATGTGCTGtatgataagatttcgttcgtatttttaaccccggagggttagccacccaggataacccaagaaagtcagtgcgttatcgaggactgtctaacttatttccattggggtccttaatcttgtcccccaggatgcgacccacaccagtcgactaacacccaggtacctatttgctgctaggtgaacaggacaacaggtgtaaggaaacgtgtcgaaatgtttccacccgccgggaatcgaatccgggctctccgtgtgtgaagcgggagctttagccaccaggccacccataTGCCTGATATTATTAATTTAAACTGCTTGGAAGTATTGAAACATATCTTGCATAAATATTATGCAGCTTACCCAGTGGTGGTATTTTATTTGTCATTAGAAATAAGAAAATTTCTCCTGACTCCGgtgttagtcatgtgatgacgtACTAAATGGAGCTTTTAATCATATatccgagaccttccgctggcttacccgtccatcaCGTTATATAAAAAAGATCACGTTATAAGATAAAACAGTAGGCCttgcacaccacacacagcaagggtacacctCAGAGAGAAGTCGCTTACCCAGTTTGGAGAAGAATTCAAAAGCAGCACGAAGCCGACGTTTTGCATTGTCCACGGAGTCAGTACCGTCCTCCCAGGGACGCTGGATAGTCGAAGCACCGAAGGGATCCATACCTAAGAAGTAAATTAGGTCAGATTAGTGACTAATCGTCTATATTAAATGTCATTCAATTTTATAAATGATATACATCACATGGAAATTAAGCATTTATTTATAATGGGAGTTTATAAAGACTTTTTTCGACTTAGGCCTGATGCTATTATTATAAGGGTAGAGAACTAAACCTGTAGGGTTCATACATCACGTGGGGCAGGGAAGGCAATCAGGTTGGATACAAGAAAACGGAGAACAGTCCCATtttattggatcaagagccctctcaccggcatcaaggaaattttattattaattctccctattttaaataatttattatCACAAAATATAGCTACACGTATACCACAAACACACATTCAGTTTAGTAAAATCATACTTCAACATAATGTTCACAGTGTGGCATCAATTAAATTATATACAGCTGCAAGTTAATGTTCACCAGCTCCACGGAAGGAGTGCCAGTAGCAGACTGAGAAGCGTAGCCATTCCTCCATGGTCTTGCCCAGAATCTCCTCCTTGGCATTGTAATGATGGAATACCAGTGTCTCGCTGGGACCGGCATCTGGTTTGTATTCAATTTTCCCAATTCctggatgaaaaaaaaataataatataacacaTGGAATATCTTTTTCATGTCAAATTGCTTACTTAAAAAATTACCTTGActgtatacgtatatacatacatacatatatatatatatatatatatatatatatatacatatatatatatatatatatatatatatatatatatatatatatatatatatatatatatgtcgtgccgaatatgtaaaactggtcaattagcaagaactcatttaaaatttagtcctttctaaaattttctcttatacgtttaaagatatatttttttcattaatgttgatgtaaaaaaatttaattttgcaccaaaaggaacttagaaaacttacctaaccttattataacaagaacaatttattttagcctaaccctactaaatatattttagatttgtttacaataatttaatactaaacaaacacagtgaaatatatttttttcgttaggttcagaatgattttggcgaaattattgcatacacaaattttcacttgtcctatatggcaagatgaacgttgctatttaagccaagatcgcaagttctgcctattcggcacgacatatatatatatatttgaatggTGGTGGTGCGGGGTGCCTTCCACCGTTGGCCCACATTCTGAGAGAAACTGCGGCAGGTGACAGACccgcactgcgctactctgagaaaaccttcccctcactccttcagttgctgccttgcaacactgcatagcttctgatgacgcactgagaagtctgaaagtacttgaactaaagatttccatcccatgTGGCTtctcttgcatagttaagatcgcctgtctgcgattgtttgcataatatatatatataatatatatatatatatatatatatatatatatatatatatatatatatatatatatatatatatacatatatatatatatatatatatatatatatatatatatatatatatatatatatatatatatatatatatatatatatatatatatatatgtcgtgccgaataggcagaacttgcgatcttggcttaaatagcaacggtcatcttgccatataggacaagtgaaaatttgtgtatgcaataatttcgccaaaatcattctgaacctaacgagaaaaatatatttcactgtgtttgtttagtattaaattactgtaaacaaatctaaaatatatttagttgggttagggtaaaataaattgctcttgttataataaggttaggtaagttttctaagattcttttggtgcaaaattaaa
The nucleotide sequence above comes from Cherax quadricarinatus isolate ZL_2023a chromosome 40, ASM3850222v1, whole genome shotgun sequence. Encoded proteins:
- the LOC128687158 gene encoding uncharacterized protein; the encoded protein is MTTTALKEFFPGIGKIEYKPDAGPSETLVFHHYNAKEEILGKTMEEWLRFSVCYWHSFRGAGMDPFGASTIQRPWEDGTDSVDNAKRRLRAAFEFFSKLGNKYWTFHDRDIAPEGETLAETNTFLDQLVELAAELQKKTGVKLLWATCNLFAHPRYMHGAGTSSDAHVAAYAAAQVKKGLEVAKKLGAENFVFWGGREGYHSLLSTDIKADLDHLAAFYKMVIAYKEKIGFKGQLLIEPKPKEPSRHQYDYDAQTVMSFLHQYGLTQHFKLNIEPNHTTLAGHPYEHDIIFASAYGMLGSIDANTGSPDLGWDTDQFPMDIRSCTMVMKTVVEQGGVAPGGLNFDAKVRRESTEPKDLFIAHIAAMDTFARGLKNAAKIISDGILKKSLNDRYLSWGLGTGAKIASGTFTLEECEKFILESGNPKPSSGHQEHFEALFNNYI